From a region of the Sulfoacidibacillus ferrooxidans genome:
- a CDS encoding FAD-dependent oxidoreductase: MNNPHVVIIGGGITGLVAAYRLHQLYASETEGAISCTLVEKE; this comes from the coding sequence ATGAATAACCCTCATGTGGTCATTATAGGGGGAGGAATCACTGGGCTTGTGGCCGCCTATCGTCTCCATCAACTCTATGCATCTGAAACAGAAGGTGCTATATCGTGTACTCTCGTAGAAAAAGAGG